The Acetobacter oryzifermentans genomic interval GCTGCACCAGGGAGCGGCGGCCGTTACCAATACACAGCTTGCCAGAAGGGCTGAGAGCCAATTACGGCGTCTGTTCCGCGCCCAAACTTTTGTCACAGATTTTCCCGACATCACGACTTCGACTGTTCCTTGTTTTATCCCGACAGGACAATTCCCGGACGGTCCAAACACCCCTCTCTGGCAGCCACCACAGATTGCCCAGAGTTTACAGTGCCTTACGCCTACAACGCTAACATGGTTTCTCAACCAAGAAAAAAAAGCTGTCTCTTTGATAATTTCACAAGATGTTATCGGCAGCGTAATGTCTGGAAAAAAGTTTTCAGCATTTCCGCCGATTCCTGCTCCCTTACGCCGCCTATAACTTCCATACGATGTAAGGTTTCGGGGCGATGCGGCAAGCGTGCACCGTGCTCTACGCCACCGCCTTTGGGGTCATACGCGCCAAACACCACCCTCCCCAGCCGAAAGTGCGCCATAGCCGCCGCGCACATAGGACATGGTTCAAGCGAGACAAATAAGGTGCAGTCTGCCAGCTTTTGCCCCTGCCGCTGTTGCACGGCTTCGCGCATGACCAACATTTCAGCATGAGCTGATGGATCATGCAGCTCTTCAACGCGGTTACCTGCCTGCGCCAACACTTTTCCGGCGCTATCTAACAGCACGGCCCCCACCGGCACTTCTCCGTTTGCAGCAGCAAGATGCGCCTGCCACAACGCCAGCTCCATGCCGTTTTGTTTAGTCATGCCGTATGCTCACGAAATGTTACTCTCTACCATCCGAAACGTTCAGGTTTTTTTCGCTTTTATCTACTAGAAAATATCCAGATTCTTCTTGCAATCGTGCATGCTTTTTTGTCATCCTGCCTTAAAGGAGCCTTAATCTGTTCTGTAACAGAGCGTGAGGGTGCCTTTGGGGTTGTTTTTCAAGCATACCAAACCCGATTGAGGAGGGTCAGAAACATGCATAGCCTGTCTTTCATTCTGGCTGCTGCGGCCATTGGATTTGGTCTCGCCATTGCAGACGGTGTCAATTACGAACCGGCAACCTTGGCGCCGCCCCCCACCGCCACCAAAACGCTTCCTATCAGTATTCCTTCCTTTCTATCTCGCTAACAAGGCAAGTCAGAAACAGATTGGCCGCACGAGTTTTTGTTTCCCGCGCCAGTACTTTGCTACATACCCCTGAAAGAACGGTATTGCCTCTCTTCCTCCTCCGTTCTTTCAGGATAGTGGCATATGATAGAAAAACGTCCCGTTATTGGTATTACGCTTGATTTGGAAGATGGCGGTGAAGGCCGTTATTCCCGCTTCAAATGGTATGCCATGCGGGAAAATTATATGTCTGCCGTTTCCACCGCAGGCGGGCTGCCTGTTGCGTTGCCTTTGTTTCCGCAGCTTTGTGCCGATTACATGCACCTGCTGGACGGATTGATTATAACGGGTGGCGCATTTGATATTGATCCCTCTTTATATGGGGAAACGCATGTGCACCCCACCGTAAGCCTGCGCCCTCGCCGCACGCAGGCTGAGGCTGCTTATCTGGCTGAGGCCTTACAACGTGATATGCCGGTTTTAGGTATATGCGGTGGCATGCAACTTATAGCCGTGGCCCTTGGCGGCAGCCTGATCCAGCACATTCCAGAAGAATGCCCCACAGCCCTTCCGCACGAACAGCCAAACCCACGGGATGAAGCAAGCCACAGTGTAACGGTCACGCCGGATACCTTATTGGCCCGTATTACGCACAACCCCGCACGTATTGGCGTTAATTCATCCCACCATCAGGCTGTCAAAACACCGGGAAGATGCATTATTAACGCTGTAGCAGAAGATGATATTATTGAGGGGATTGAAGATCCCACACATTCTTTCTGCCTTGGGGTGCAATGGCACCCGGAATTTGGCATAGACCCCGCAGACAAAGCACTTTTCAAAGCCTTCATACAGGCAGCAGGAGATTCAGCGTGACGCAGGAAACCCGAGGGGAACGCATAGCAAAATGGCTGGCCCGCAGTGGCGTTGCCAGCCGCCGTGATGCGGAGCGCATGATAGAGGAAAACCGCATCCGCCTGAATGGCCAGCCGGTAACACACCCTGCCACCTTTGTAACAAATGGCGATATTGTGCAGGTTGATGGAGAACCCGTTTCAGCCCCGGAACGCACCCGTTTGTGGCGTTACCATAAGCCAGATGGCTTGGTGACAACGCACAAAGACCCGGAAGGTCGGCCTACGGTTTTTGCCTCCCTGCCAGAGGGTATGCCACGCGTTATCAGCGTTGGACGCCTTGATCTGAACAGTGAAGGACTGCTGCTACTCACCAATGATGGCGAGCTAGCCCGCAGGCTGGAACTTCCCTCCAACGGCTGGCTACGCCGCTACCGAGTGCGCGTCTTTGGCGTGGTGGATGAAGAACGCTTGGCAAGCCTTGCCCAAGGCAGCGTGTTTGATGGTGTGCGTTACGGCCCTATCCATGCTGTTCTGGATTCGCGCAAGGGTGACAATGCGTGGCTGACAGTTTCCCTCAAGGAAGGGAAAAACCGTGAAATCCGTAAGGTAATGGCGGGCATGAACCTGCACGTCAGCCGCCTGATACGCACCAGTTATGGGCCTTTTCAGCTTGGCACTTTGCTGCGCCGTGAACTGGAAGAAGTTTCTCCCCGCGTGCTGCGTGATCAGCTCCCCAAAGCAACAGAAAAGACCCCAACCACCCAGCGCGCACCTGCAAAACAGGCAGATTAATGGTTCGGATTATTGCTGGCAGCCGTAAAGGGCGACTACTAACAGCCCCCACAGGACAGACCACACGCCCCACGGCAGACCGTGTACGGCAGGCCTTGTTTGATATGCTGCTACATGCACCTTGGGGTGGGCCTACACTTATCTCAGGTGCGCATGTGCTGGACGCATTTGCTGGCACAGGCGCATTAGGGCTGGAAGCGCTTTCTCGCGGTGCAAGCCATGCGACTTTTTTCGAAACCAGTCACCCGGCCCTAGCCGCGTTACGGGCCAATATTCAAGCCTGCAAATGGGAAGATAGCTGCACCGTGATTGCGCGGGATGTCATCTCCCCACCGGCCTGCACGGCCTCGGCTAGATTGGTGTTTCTAGATCCCCCCTATCACCAGAAGCTGCCTGAGCGCGCCCTCAAAGCCCTACAAAGCAAAGGCTGGATTGCTCCAGACGCCATTGCGGTTATTGAAACAGGGCGTGAGGAAGCTTTACCTTTTTCCACCCAAGAAGAAGCGTTAGAAACGGCAAGCACACCTATTTTTCTAGCAGAACGCCAACATGGCGCAGCCCGATTTTCTATCTGGCGGCTTTAAGCTTTCACCTGTTCAGCCAGTGCGCTACATAGGCAGAACGAAAACGGATTTTACGCAAACAAAAGGTAACGGCATTCATGGCTGGCAGCGTTAACAAGGTTATTCTGGTCGGCAATCTGGGCAAAGACCCCGAAGTGCGCTCCAGCCAGAGCGGTGCAAAGATTGTTTCCTTCTCTCTGGCCACCAGCGACACATGGAATGACCGCGCATCTGGTGAACGGCGTGAACGCACAGAATGGCATCGCGTAGTCATTTTTAATGAACGGCTGGCAGATGTGGCCGAACGTTTCCTGCGCAAAGGCCGCAAGGTTTATCTGGAAGGCTCCCTGCAAACCAGAAAATGGACAGATCAGGGTGGTCAGGAACGCTATACAACGGAAGTGATTATTGACCGCTTCCGTGGTGAGCTGGTGCTGCTGGATAGCCGCAATAGTGGCGAAGGTGAAAGCGAAGGCGGCGGTGGCTTTAGCGGTGGAAGTGGCAGCAGCTACGGTGGCTACAACAGTGGAGGCAGCGGTAGTGCTTATGGCGCGCCATCATCCGCACCACGCCAGCCGCCAGCGCAGCGCAGCGGCGGCAATAACTCCGGCGGCTGGGATGCATCTGGCGGCAACGGAGATCTTGATGACGAAATCCCGTTCTAATCAACCCAACTGATTGGAGGCTGGCTGCACTATCTTATGGCCAGCCTTATCCATTCCAGACATGCCTCTTGCTGTTTCTTCCCCATTCCGTATTAAGCTGGCTGGATATCTCACAGCAGCAGGTTTGGTGTGTCTGAGTATCTTCCCATTTTTTCTATTCTATAGCCGCGCCCTTTCGGACACGTTTGCTTCTATCATCGGGGGGCTGTTTCTGTTGCACAGTGTCCTGTTGCAGGACTGGCAATGGATTAAACAACCGTGGCTTAAACTGGCCGCATTATTTTGCGGATTATGCCTGCTTTCTTCCATGCATGTTGGCATTACGGGGGAGTGGGTGCAGGCGCTTTGCCTGCCTCGGCTTTTTCTGTTTTGCGTGGCACTACAATGCTGGCTTCTTACCACTAAAGCACAACGCATGTGGCTGGAACGAATCTGCTTACTGGCCTCTTTGTGGCTGATAAGCCAATGCTGGCAACAGTATCTAACCGGCACAAATCTGATGGGAATGCCGCGCTGGGGTGATGGCAGCCTGACAGGGCCATTCACAAAACCCCGCGCGGGGTTTACGCTGCTGATGCTGTTTTTTCCCGGCATTATGCCAAGCGTTTTACGCCTGTTACGCCAAAATAAGCTGAAATACTGGGTTCTTGGCTGTGCGCTTCTGTTGCTGGGCGTTACAACCATGGTGCTGATCGGCCAGCGTATGAGCTGTGTGCTGCTCTTTTTTGGGCTGTCTCTTACGGCATTTATCTTTCCCCGCTTTCGCCTGCCCTTTGGCCTCATTCTTGCGTGCGCTGGTGGATTGATTGCCTGCTTGCCTGTCATCTCTCCGCCTGTTTACGCCAAACTTGTCCTAAAATTTTCTAATCAGTTGCATCATTTTGCCCAAAGCGACTACGGCAAGCTTTTCCGCTCCGCCATTGCTATGGTTGCCCAACACCCTTGGACGGGGCTGGGTATGGATGGCTTTAGGAATTTCTGCCACGTCCCTATCCAAACACATGCCTTATCTTTTCTAGGCATAGAAACGCTTACAAATGATACGGATCGGGGCTGTAATATTCATCCGCACAACTATTATCTGCAAGTTGCCACAACGGCTGGTTTACCGGGCCTTGTGGCATTTATAGGTTTGGCTTTTCAATGGGTGCGCATTGGCTGGCGAGCGCTGGATGTAGAACATCATCCGCAGCAAGCCATGCTCTTTGTAGCCTGTTGCATTCTGTTATGGCCCATTACTTCAACCAGCGCTGTTTTTTCTTTCCCCACTGCGGGGTGGATTTTTATGTTTGTTGGTTGGCTTATAGCAGCATCAAGCTCACAAAAACGTGCATAATTTTGTTAAGAAAGCGTTTATAAAAACGGGAACTTTCTTAAAATATTTTTTCATTACTCATTTTAAATGCAGTCTTTTCTTACTCTTACTTTATCCTTTGTCGCTTTTCTGCGTTTTAGCCCCATAAAATTGTTGGCGGGTGAGCGGGATGCCGCTATAAGCCGCGTCATTCTTTCAAGGCAGGCTGCCTGTCATTGCAAAGGCTGACGACAGACATGATTACCTTACCGCCAGATTATCGCCCCTCTGAAGATGAAGAGTTCATGAATCCCCTTCAGACGGAGTACTTCCGGCAGAAATTGCTTAAATGGCGCGCCGACCTTCTTAAAGAAGCAGGAGATACGCTTGCCAGCCTTTCTGAAGGCGGCATCCATGAAGCTGATATTACTGACCGTGCCAGTGTGGAAACAGACCGTGCACTGGAACTGCGTACGCGAGACCGTGCCCGCAAGCTGATTGGCAAGATCAACCTTGCTTTGCAGCGAGTTGAAAACGGCACATATGGTTACTGTGAAGAAACGGGTGAGCCCATTGGCCTGAAACGGCTGGAGGCACGCCCCATTGCCACACTTTCCATTGAAGCGCAGGAGCAGCACGAGCGCATGGAAAAAACCCACCGCGACGATTAATTTTTTCGTCTTTTTTACCGTATCTGGTCTTGCGGCGTTCCGCGCGAACAGCTAGAACGCCCGCAGACTAAGCTGCTGTAGCTCAGTGGTAGAGCACTCCCTTGGTAAGGGAGAGGTCGACAGTTCAATCCTGTCCAGCAGCACCAGTCTCTCCCTTAATACTTTATAAGAATTGCTGTTTCTGTGCTGCGTTGTGCAAAACAGGAAGCTGTTCGCCTTTTAGATGGCTGCCCTTACCACCTTAAATCTACCTTGCCAGATGCCGGAAAATGGCATCTCCATTTTCAAAAAACTTCTCTTTACTGAACTTTTCCAGCACAAATTGCCTTGCATTCTGACCAACCTCAGCAAGCTGCCCTGGCTGCGCAAGAACTGTTGCCAATGTATCGGCCAACATAATCGGGTTTTCTGGCGGCACCTTCCACCCGGTTACATTTTCTACAATAGACCGATCCATCTCCCCCACCTCACTGCCAATAACAGGCAAGCCTGCCTGCATGGCCTCATGCATGGCGATACAGAATCCTTCGCGCCGAGATGGCTGAAGATAAAGATGCTGGGTGTATAGAAAATCCTGCGATGAAGATGCAAAGCCTGAAAAACGAATATTCGTGAGCTTTAATTCTTTTGCCATC includes:
- a CDS encoding pseudouridine synthase → MTQETRGERIAKWLARSGVASRRDAERMIEENRIRLNGQPVTHPATFVTNGDIVQVDGEPVSAPERTRLWRYHKPDGLVTTHKDPEGRPTVFASLPEGMPRVISVGRLDLNSEGLLLLTNDGELARRLELPSNGWLRRYRVRVFGVVDEERLASLAQGSVFDGVRYGPIHAVLDSRKGDNAWLTVSLKEGKNREIRKVMAGMNLHVSRLIRTSYGPFQLGTLLRRELEEVSPRVLRDQLPKATEKTPTTQRAPAKQAD
- the dksA gene encoding RNA polymerase-binding protein DksA, yielding MITLPPDYRPSEDEEFMNPLQTEYFRQKLLKWRADLLKEAGDTLASLSEGGIHEADITDRASVETDRALELRTRDRARKLIGKINLALQRVENGTYGYCEETGEPIGLKRLEARPIATLSIEAQEQHERMEKTHRDD
- the rsmD gene encoding 16S rRNA (guanine(966)-N(2))-methyltransferase RsmD; this translates as MVRIIAGSRKGRLLTAPTGQTTRPTADRVRQALFDMLLHAPWGGPTLISGAHVLDAFAGTGALGLEALSRGASHATFFETSHPALAALRANIQACKWEDSCTVIARDVISPPACTASARLVFLDPPYHQKLPERALKALQSKGWIAPDAIAVIETGREEALPFSTQEEALETASTPIFLAERQHGAARFSIWRL
- a CDS encoding gamma-glutamyl-gamma-aminobutyrate hydrolase family protein, which codes for MIEKRPVIGITLDLEDGGEGRYSRFKWYAMRENYMSAVSTAGGLPVALPLFPQLCADYMHLLDGLIITGGAFDIDPSLYGETHVHPTVSLRPRRTQAEAAYLAEALQRDMPVLGICGGMQLIAVALGGSLIQHIPEECPTALPHEQPNPRDEASHSVTVTPDTLLARITHNPARIGVNSSHHQAVKTPGRCIINAVAEDDIIEGIEDPTHSFCLGVQWHPEFGIDPADKALFKAFIQAAGDSA
- a CDS encoding nucleoside deaminase; the protein is MTKQNGMELALWQAHLAAANGEVPVGAVLLDSAGKVLAQAGNRVEELHDPSAHAEMLVMREAVQQRQGQKLADCTLFVSLEPCPMCAAAMAHFRLGRVVFGAYDPKGGGVEHGARLPHRPETLHRMEVIGGVREQESAEMLKTFFQTLRCR
- the ssb gene encoding single-stranded DNA-binding protein; this translates as MAGSVNKVILVGNLGKDPEVRSSQSGAKIVSFSLATSDTWNDRASGERRERTEWHRVVIFNERLADVAERFLRKGRKVYLEGSLQTRKWTDQGGQERYTTEVIIDRFRGELVLLDSRNSGEGESEGGGGFSGGSGSSYGGYNSGGSGSAYGAPSSAPRQPPAQRSGGNNSGGWDASGGNGDLDDEIPF
- a CDS encoding O-antigen ligase family protein, yielding MPLAVSSPFRIKLAGYLTAAGLVCLSIFPFFLFYSRALSDTFASIIGGLFLLHSVLLQDWQWIKQPWLKLAALFCGLCLLSSMHVGITGEWVQALCLPRLFLFCVALQCWLLTTKAQRMWLERICLLASLWLISQCWQQYLTGTNLMGMPRWGDGSLTGPFTKPRAGFTLLMLFFPGIMPSVLRLLRQNKLKYWVLGCALLLLGVTTMVLIGQRMSCVLLFFGLSLTAFIFPRFRLPFGLILACAGGLIACLPVISPPVYAKLVLKFSNQLHHFAQSDYGKLFRSAIAMVAQHPWTGLGMDGFRNFCHVPIQTHALSFLGIETLTNDTDRGCNIHPHNYYLQVATTAGLPGLVAFIGLAFQWVRIGWRALDVEHHPQQAMLFVACCILLWPITSTSAVFSFPTAGWIFMFVGWLIAASSSQKRA